One window of the Streptococcus parasanguinis ATCC 15912 genome contains the following:
- the aroD gene encoding type I 3-dehydroquinate dehydratase encodes MKLVVSIMPRSLEEAQQLDSSRYEDADVIEWRADFLEKSEILTVAPAVFEKFAGREILFTSRTRAEGGEMELTNEEYVGILKDIQSIYHPDYIDFEYYSHREVFEEMLEFSNLVLSYHNFQETPENMMEILSELTSFSPKLVKVSVMAHNEQDVLDLMNYTRGFKTLNPEQEYVTISMGKIGKISRLTADLTGSSWSYARVGEESAPGQIPLENMRRIRELLNED; translated from the coding sequence ATGAAGTTAGTTGTTTCGATTATGCCTCGCTCCTTAGAAGAGGCGCAACAACTAGATAGTTCGCGTTACGAGGATGCAGATGTTATTGAGTGGCGTGCGGACTTTTTAGAAAAAAGCGAGATCTTAACTGTTGCTCCTGCAGTTTTTGAGAAATTTGCTGGACGCGAGATTTTATTCACCTCGCGGACTCGAGCTGAAGGTGGAGAGATGGAGCTGACCAACGAGGAATATGTTGGTATTTTGAAAGATATTCAATCCATCTATCATCCGGATTATATCGATTTCGAGTATTATAGTCACCGTGAAGTCTTTGAAGAGATGTTGGAATTTTCAAATCTTGTTCTCAGCTACCACAATTTCCAAGAGACACCGGAAAATATGATGGAGATCTTATCGGAATTGACCAGTTTTTCTCCAAAATTAGTCAAGGTATCCGTTATGGCCCACAATGAACAAGATGTCCTTGATTTGATGAATTATACGCGTGGTTTCAAGACGTTGAATCCTGAGCAAGAGTATGTCACCATTTCCATGGGTAAGATCGGGAAAATTTCACGTTTGACAGCTGATTTGACAGGCTCTTCTTGGTCTTATGCTAGAGTTGGAGAAGAAAGTGCTCCAGGTCAAATCCCTCTTGAAAATATGAGAAGAATTCGGGAGTTATTGAATGAAGATTGA
- the aroE gene encoding shikimate dehydrogenase, translated as MKIDGYTRMAAVIAHPIRHSISPFIHNLAYELTATNAAYLAWDIAEEDLESTISQIRKLDMIGANISMPYKQKVFPYLDEVDEMALKIGSVNTIVHRAGKLKGYNTDGIGFFRSLPMTFSMKNGIMAILGAGGAASAIVAHAIAQGAAEIHLFERSEGYETSKQRLDQLGKNFQFDLQLHYIKDTEKIQTILNKSDLILNATGVGMDGESLPIPESIQFPKEAIIADMIYFPAETPFLKLGRQQGNQTLNGLGMLFYQAEKAFELMTDKDFPADAVWEALKNEYSHFIH; from the coding sequence ATGAAGATTGATGGCTATACTCGGATGGCAGCAGTCATTGCCCATCCCATTCGTCATAGTATCTCTCCTTTTATCCATAATCTAGCCTATGAATTAACAGCGACCAATGCTGCTTATCTAGCTTGGGATATTGCTGAAGAAGACTTAGAAAGCACCATTAGCCAAATTCGTAAGTTGGATATGATTGGAGCCAATATCTCCATGCCCTATAAGCAGAAGGTCTTTCCTTATCTAGATGAAGTGGATGAGATGGCCCTAAAGATCGGTTCTGTCAATACCATTGTTCACCGTGCTGGCAAGCTTAAAGGCTATAATACGGATGGGATTGGTTTCTTTCGCAGTTTACCGATGACCTTTTCGATGAAAAATGGAATCATGGCGATCCTGGGTGCTGGGGGTGCGGCTTCTGCGATTGTGGCGCATGCAATTGCGCAAGGGGCAGCAGAGATCCATCTGTTTGAGCGCTCGGAAGGCTATGAGACTTCCAAACAACGCTTGGACCAATTAGGAAAGAATTTTCAGTTCGACTTGCAATTGCACTATATCAAGGATACAGAGAAAATTCAAACGATTCTAAATAAATCCGATTTGATCTTGAATGCGACAGGTGTGGGCATGGATGGTGAGTCCCTCCCCATTCCTGAGAGCATTCAATTTCCAAAAGAAGCGATTATTGCCGATATGATTTATTTTCCAGCTGAAACTCCATTTTTAAAATTGGGTCGCCAACAAGGCAATCAGACTTTAAATGGACTGGGAATGCTGTTTTATCAGGCAGAAAAAGCCTTTGAGTTGATGACGGATAAGGATTTCCCAGCGGACGCAGTTTGGGAAGCCTTAAAAAATGAATATAGTCATTTTATACATTGA
- the aroB gene encoding 3-dehydroquinate synthase produces the protein MNVSVPIPGHSYDIVIERGGFNQVGDWLRTLWGDKKVAIISDNRVAKLYASIVEKSLEKAGFQVVRFEFLQGEASKNLTTVSKVYEFLATQGMTRSDGIVALGGGVVGDLAGFAASTYMRGISFVQIPTSLTAQVDSSIGGKTGVNTALAKNMVGTFAQPDGVFIDPEVLSTLGQRELIEGMGEVIKYGLIQDTELWEELEAMDGSVESILEHAESIISHSCLVKRDHVVADELDNGIRLYLNFGHTIGHAIEATAGYGQVMHGEAVSMGMVQLSRVAEEKGLMPKGISQKIEEMCRKFGLPVAYENWDKEALYQALTHDKKARGTSLKLVIVPELGQAAIHQIPLQEVKDFLERKE, from the coding sequence ATGAACGTATCGGTACCTATTCCAGGACATTCCTATGATATTGTGATTGAAAGAGGTGGTTTCAACCAGGTTGGAGACTGGTTGCGCACTCTTTGGGGCGATAAAAAAGTCGCTATCATTTCCGATAACCGCGTGGCTAAGCTATATGCCTCAATCGTAGAGAAGAGCCTTGAGAAAGCTGGTTTTCAAGTGGTGCGCTTTGAGTTTCTTCAAGGGGAAGCTAGTAAGAATCTAACCACTGTTTCAAAAGTTTATGAATTTCTAGCTACCCAGGGCATGACGCGCAGTGATGGAATCGTTGCTCTTGGGGGTGGCGTAGTTGGTGATTTGGCTGGTTTTGCTGCCTCGACCTATATGCGGGGAATTTCCTTTGTTCAGATCCCGACTAGCTTGACTGCACAGGTGGATTCTTCTATCGGGGGAAAGACTGGAGTCAACACAGCACTTGCCAAAAACATGGTGGGGACCTTTGCCCAACCAGATGGTGTGTTTATTGATCCTGAAGTGTTGAGCACTTTAGGGCAACGTGAATTGATCGAGGGGATGGGCGAAGTCATCAAGTACGGTCTCATCCAAGATACTGAACTTTGGGAAGAATTGGAAGCCATGGATGGTTCTGTCGAGAGTATTTTAGAGCATGCAGAGAGCATCATTTCTCATTCTTGCCTGGTGAAGCGAGACCATGTTGTGGCAGACGAGCTGGACAATGGCATTCGACTGTATCTCAATTTTGGTCATACTATTGGACATGCTATTGAAGCGACAGCTGGTTATGGGCAAGTTATGCATGGAGAAGCCGTCAGTATGGGCATGGTACAACTCTCCCGAGTTGCAGAAGAAAAGGGTTTGATGCCAAAAGGAATCAGTCAAAAAATTGAAGAGATGTGTCGGAAATTTGGACTTCCAGTGGCATATGAGAACTGGGATAAAGAAGCCCTTTATCAAGCCTTGACCCATGACAAAAAAGCGCGTGGGACGAGCTTGAAATTAGTAATTGTTCCAGAGTTGGGGCAAGCAGCGATTCATCAAATCCCTCTTCAAGAAGTGAAGGACTTTTTAGAAAGAAAGGAATAA
- the aroC gene encoding chorismate synthase produces the protein MRYLTAGESHGPRLTAIIEGVPAGLPLSEEDINKELKRRQGGYGRGARMKIESDRVEITSGVRHGLTMGGPITLNVTNLDHQKWLEIMNVAPVEEKKKNLRKITKPRPGHADLVGGIKYRFDDLRNSLERSSARETTMRVAVGAVAKRILEEIGVEVASHIVNFGGIEIAIPGNLTVSEIKEKAAKSEVSIVVPEQEEAVKAYIDQVKKDGDTIGGIVETLVGGVPVGLGSYVQWDKKLDAKIAQGVVSINAFKGVEFGLGFDAGRLKGSQVMDEIIWSEEGGYTRRTNNLGGFEGGMTNGEPILVRGVMKPIPTLYKPLMSVDIETHEPYKATVERSDPTALPAAGVVMEAVVATVLATEVLEKFSSDNLEELKEAVANHREFTKNF, from the coding sequence ATGAGATATTTAACAGCAGGAGAGTCCCATGGGCCTCGACTAACAGCCATCATCGAGGGGGTTCCGGCAGGCCTTCCTTTATCTGAAGAGGATATTAATAAAGAGCTCAAACGTCGACAAGGTGGCTATGGTCGTGGTGCTCGGATGAAAATCGAGAGTGACCGTGTTGAGATCACATCAGGTGTCCGTCATGGCTTGACCATGGGAGGTCCGATTACTCTGAACGTGACCAATCTGGATCACCAAAAATGGCTGGAGATCATGAATGTAGCACCGGTCGAAGAGAAAAAGAAAAATCTACGTAAGATCACAAAGCCACGTCCTGGTCATGCCGATCTAGTCGGAGGGATTAAATACCGTTTTGACGATCTTCGTAATTCGCTCGAACGTTCTTCTGCCCGTGAGACGACGATGCGTGTAGCCGTTGGTGCAGTTGCTAAACGGATTTTAGAAGAAATCGGCGTTGAAGTGGCCAGCCACATTGTTAATTTTGGGGGAATCGAGATTGCAATTCCCGGGAATCTAACCGTTTCAGAAATCAAGGAAAAGGCGGCTAAGTCGGAAGTTTCGATCGTTGTGCCAGAACAAGAAGAAGCCGTTAAGGCCTACATTGACCAAGTGAAAAAAGATGGCGATACCATCGGGGGAATTGTGGAAACCTTGGTTGGCGGTGTACCTGTTGGACTAGGATCCTATGTGCAATGGGACAAGAAATTGGATGCCAAAATCGCTCAAGGAGTGGTCTCTATCAATGCCTTTAAGGGAGTTGAGTTTGGCCTTGGTTTTGACGCAGGTCGCCTAAAAGGTAGTCAAGTCATGGATGAAATCATCTGGTCTGAAGAAGGTGGCTATACCCGTCGCACCAATAATCTTGGTGGTTTTGAGGGGGGGATGACCAACGGTGAGCCCATTCTAGTTCGTGGCGTCATGAAGCCTATTCCGACCCTCTACAAACCTTTGATGAGTGTGGATATTGAAACTCATGAGCCTTATAAGGCGACGGTTGAGCGCAGCGACCCAACGGCTCTACCAGCTGCAGGAGTGGTGATGGAAGCAGTGGTCGCAACGGTCCTTGCTACAGAAGTGCTTGAAAAATTCTCATCCGATAACTTGGAAGAATTGAAAGAAGCTGTTGCTAATCACCGAGAATTTACTAAGAATTTTTAA
- a CDS encoding YlbF/YmcA family competence regulator, with translation MANIYDLANELSRTLRDLPEYKAVVESKQAIEANPEAKKLFDEYVAFQNKLQGLMQSGQLPTEAVQQEMKDYMEKIQASPIVNEFFTKQQQLSIYLADLEKIIFEPIQDLYK, from the coding sequence ATGGCAAATATTTATGATCTAGCAAATGAACTCTCTCGCACCCTTCGAGACCTTCCTGAATATAAGGCTGTCGTAGAAAGTAAGCAAGCGATTGAAGCAAATCCAGAAGCGAAAAAGCTGTTTGACGAATACGTCGCTTTCCAAAATAAACTACAAGGCTTGATGCAATCCGGTCAACTTCCAACAGAAGCTGTGCAACAAGAAATGAAGGACTACATGGAAAAAATCCAAGCAAGTCCGATTGTGAATGAATTTTTCACCAAACAACAACAATTGTCTATTTATCTTGCAGATCTTGAAAAGATCATCTTTGAGCCGATTCAAGATTTATACAAGTAG
- the aroA gene encoding 3-phosphoshikimate 1-carboxyvinyltransferase, producing MKLRTNSKGLKGTIRVPGDKSISHRSIIFGSLAKGETKVYDILRGEDVLSTIQVFRDLGVSIQDDGDVIRIQGVGFQGLQAPTAPLDMGNSGTSIRLISGVLAGQDFAVAMVGDDSLSKRPMDRVAIPLRQMGVEIAGQGERDCPPLHEKGTHQLQPIHYRLPVASAQVKSALIFAALQAEGESTIIEKEKTRDHTEDMIRQFGGEIQVDGKTIRIQGGQEFQGQEVIVPGDISSAAFWLVAGLILPESVIKIENVGINQTRTGILEVIQEMGGDLTMEDRDEKAVSASLTVKTSSLKGIRIDGELIPRLIDELPIIALLATQANGQTVIADAEELRVKETDRIQVVADSLNAMGANVVPTEDGMIITGPTPLHGADLETFGDHRIGMMATIAALLVRDGNVVLDRAEAINTSYPSFFEDLETLLHG from the coding sequence ATGAAATTAAGAACCAATAGCAAGGGTCTAAAGGGAACCATTCGTGTCCCTGGTGACAAATCCATCAGTCACCGATCCATTATTTTTGGAAGTCTTGCAAAGGGCGAAACCAAGGTCTATGATATCTTGCGAGGCGAAGATGTGCTTTCTACCATCCAGGTGTTTCGTGATTTAGGAGTCTCCATCCAAGATGACGGGGATGTGATTCGGATTCAAGGGGTAGGCTTTCAAGGTCTTCAAGCTCCGACCGCTCCCCTTGATATGGGCAATTCAGGAACGTCTATACGTTTGATTTCAGGTGTCCTAGCAGGTCAGGATTTTGCAGTGGCCATGGTTGGAGATGATAGTCTTTCCAAACGGCCCATGGATCGTGTAGCGATTCCACTGCGTCAGATGGGAGTAGAGATTGCTGGTCAGGGAGAGCGCGATTGCCCGCCTTTACATGAAAAAGGGACACATCAGCTTCAACCCATTCATTACCGTTTGCCAGTCGCATCGGCCCAAGTTAAGTCTGCTCTTATTTTTGCGGCTTTACAGGCTGAGGGTGAATCAACGATTATCGAGAAGGAAAAGACGCGTGACCATACGGAGGATATGATTCGCCAATTTGGTGGAGAGATCCAAGTGGATGGAAAAACCATCCGCATCCAAGGTGGACAAGAGTTCCAAGGTCAAGAAGTCATCGTTCCTGGAGATATTTCCAGTGCAGCCTTTTGGTTAGTGGCAGGCCTCATTCTGCCAGAGAGTGTGATCAAGATTGAAAATGTTGGCATCAACCAAACGCGGACAGGGATTCTCGAAGTGATTCAAGAAATGGGGGGAGATCTCACCATGGAGGATCGCGATGAAAAAGCGGTCTCTGCGAGTCTCACTGTCAAGACTTCGTCCTTAAAAGGGATTCGGATTGATGGGGAGTTGATTCCACGCTTGATTGATGAATTGCCGATTATCGCTTTACTAGCGACACAAGCAAATGGCCAAACCGTGATTGCGGATGCTGAAGAGCTTCGCGTGAAAGAAACAGACCGTATCCAGGTCGTAGCAGATAGCCTTAATGCCATGGGAGCTAATGTCGTGCCAACGGAAGACGGCATGATCATCACTGGACCGACTCCCCTACATGGAGCAGACTTAGAGACCTTTGGAGATCACCGGATTGGGATGATGGCTACCATTGCTGCCTTATTGGTGAGAGATGGAAATGTGGTGTTGGATCGGGCAGAGGCCATCAACACCAGTTACCCTAGTTTTTTTGAAGATTTGGAGACATTACTGCATGGCTAA
- a CDS encoding shikimate kinase, translated as MAKILLGFMGAGKTTVGRILDPKFHDMDELIVEEIGMSINDYFAVEGEAAFRRREAEMLERLLENEAAIISPGGGIVVNPHNRALLEKNPHNIYLRVNFETLYSRIQNDKAMQRPLFLNNTKEEFKKIFDGRLPLYEAIATHIVDVEDKTPEEIAEIIRCL; from the coding sequence ATGGCTAAAATTTTACTTGGTTTTATGGGAGCTGGGAAAACGACCGTTGGTCGGATTCTTGATCCAAAGTTCCATGATATGGATGAATTAATTGTTGAAGAGATCGGTATGTCGATCAATGACTATTTCGCAGTGGAAGGAGAAGCAGCCTTTCGTCGTCGCGAAGCTGAAATGCTGGAGCGTTTGTTGGAAAACGAGGCAGCCATTATCTCCCCTGGAGGCGGGATTGTCGTCAATCCTCATAACCGTGCGCTTCTGGAAAAAAATCCGCATAATATTTACTTGCGAGTGAATTTTGAGACCTTGTACAGCCGGATTCAGAATGACAAAGCCATGCAACGCCCCCTCTTTTTAAACAACACAAAAGAAGAATTTAAGAAGATTTTTGATGGACGTTTGCCTTTGTATGAAGCGATTGCTACCCATATTGTGGATGTCGAGGACAAAACACCTGAAGAAATTGCGGAGATTATTCGATGCTTGTAG
- the pheA gene encoding prephenate dehydratase, with product MLVGYLGPKGSFTHDVATHSFPTSERIAYRTITDVIKAYENQEIDFAVVPVENSIEGSVHETLDYLFHQGTIQAVAEVVYPIKQQLLVAKKDRLIRTVYSHPQALAQGKAFLRAHYPNVAMEMTASTAYAARYVAEHPDLEIAAIAPLAAASEYGLEVQAKDIQEIEDNYTRFWILGAKEPAISETLSPALQKVSLALTLPSNLAGALYKGLSTFAWRGINLTKIESRPLKTALGEYFFIIDLLNEAPDLLQFAYQELDSLGIQTKVLGQYQVYTLKENGMEKR from the coding sequence ATGCTTGTAGGCTATCTTGGTCCCAAGGGATCTTTTACCCATGATGTGGCCACTCATAGCTTTCCAACTTCTGAACGTATCGCCTATCGAACGATCACAGATGTCATCAAGGCTTATGAGAATCAAGAGATCGATTTTGCAGTCGTCCCCGTTGAAAACTCTATCGAAGGCAGTGTCCATGAGACCCTTGATTACCTCTTTCATCAAGGGACGATTCAGGCCGTTGCAGAAGTGGTCTATCCCATCAAGCAACAGCTCTTGGTGGCTAAAAAAGATCGTCTCATTCGAACGGTCTATTCGCATCCACAGGCTTTGGCCCAAGGGAAGGCTTTTCTCAGGGCCCATTATCCAAATGTGGCTATGGAAATGACGGCTTCAACAGCCTATGCAGCGCGATATGTAGCAGAACATCCAGACTTGGAAATTGCAGCGATTGCCCCTCTGGCAGCAGCAAGTGAGTACGGCTTGGAAGTCCAGGCAAAAGACATCCAAGAAATCGAGGACAATTATACACGTTTTTGGATTTTAGGGGCCAAAGAGCCAGCGATCTCAGAAACTTTAAGTCCGGCCCTTCAAAAAGTTAGCTTGGCCTTGACCTTACCAAGTAACCTGGCAGGAGCCCTCTATAAAGGTTTGTCTACCTTTGCTTGGCGGGGGATCAATTTAACCAAGATTGAAAGTCGACCACTAAAAACAGCTTTAGGAGAATACTTTTTCATTATTGACCTCCTAAACGAAGCGCCTGATCTTCTGCAGTTTGCCTATCAAGAATTAGACAGTTTGGGCATTCAGACAAAAGTCTTGGGTCAGTATCAGGTCTATACCTTAAAAGAAAATGGAATGGAGAAAAGATGA
- a CDS encoding LCP family protein: protein MSKESNFLSHHERKRLEYLYSNFHYLNEREQLEYKYLLKKSQGAYEESRPTTPEVASTEEVQGEVSEQIGDLPVYQSRSQRSKKKTAVAGGAVKRKKPRRKIRVKRILKWLALFFLLIIGGMVFMFVKGLNSKPTGPDAKPAVVEKFNGKKSRDGVNILILGTDGRIGEKSDETRTDSIMVVNVNNKEGKIKMVSFMRDTLVHIDGVSQQNIPEYDGYYDQKLNTAFTIGEQNNNQGAELVRQMLKDNFDIDIQYYAMVDFKTFATAIDTLFPNGVEMNAQFSTVDGEKVSEVEVPDDLNMKDGVVPQQTIKVGKQRMDGRTLLNYSRFRKDDEGDFGRTRRQQEVMSAIMHQIKDPTKLFTGSEALGKVFAMTSTNVPFSFLLTNGLGLVGSAGKGIERVTIPENGDWVDAYDMYGGQGLLVDFDAYKKKLYQMGLR, encoded by the coding sequence ATGAGTAAGGAATCAAACTTTCTATCTCACCATGAGCGAAAGCGATTAGAGTACTTATACTCAAATTTTCATTATTTGAATGAACGAGAACAACTAGAATACAAGTACCTGCTCAAGAAGAGTCAAGGAGCTTATGAGGAATCCAGACCTACTACGCCTGAAGTAGCAAGTACTGAAGAAGTTCAAGGTGAGGTTTCAGAGCAAATCGGTGACCTTCCTGTCTACCAGTCACGTAGCCAAAGGTCTAAGAAAAAAACTGCGGTAGCTGGTGGTGCGGTGAAAAGAAAGAAACCCCGCAGAAAAATTCGTGTGAAGAGAATCCTCAAGTGGCTTGCTCTCTTTTTCTTGCTCATTATCGGTGGCATGGTCTTCATGTTTGTGAAAGGCCTCAACAGCAAGCCGACAGGTCCAGATGCCAAACCAGCTGTCGTTGAGAAATTTAACGGCAAGAAGTCGCGAGATGGGGTCAATATCCTGATCTTGGGGACAGATGGGCGGATCGGTGAGAAATCGGATGAGACCCGGACAGACTCCATCATGGTGGTCAATGTCAATAACAAAGAAGGCAAGATTAAGATGGTCAGCTTCATGCGGGATACACTGGTCCATATCGATGGAGTCAGCCAGCAAAATATTCCAGAGTACGACGGCTACTACGACCAGAAGCTCAACACTGCCTTCACCATCGGGGAGCAAAATAATAACCAAGGGGCTGAATTGGTGCGTCAGATGCTCAAAGACAACTTTGACATTGACATCCAATATTACGCCATGGTCGATTTCAAGACCTTTGCGACAGCGATCGATACCCTCTTCCCAAATGGGGTCGAGATGAATGCGCAGTTTTCAACGGTTGATGGCGAAAAGGTCAGTGAAGTAGAAGTACCAGATGATTTGAACATGAAAGACGGTGTCGTTCCGCAGCAAACCATCAAGGTTGGAAAACAACGGATGGATGGCCGGACCCTTCTCAATTATTCGCGTTTCCGCAAGGATGATGAAGGAGACTTTGGTCGGACCCGTCGCCAGCAAGAGGTCATGTCCGCTATCATGCATCAGATCAAGGATCCAACTAAACTCTTTACGGGATCAGAAGCCCTTGGGAAAGTCTTTGCCATGACGTCTACCAATGTTCCCTTCTCCTTCCTATTGACCAATGGACTTGGACTAGTCGGAAGTGCTGGAAAAGGAATTGAACGAGTGACCATCCCAGAAAATGGGGATTGGGTCGATGCCTACGATATGTACGGTGGCCAAGGCTTGCTGGTCGATTTCGATGCTTATAAAAAGAAATTGTACCAAATGGGACTGAGATGA
- the rlmD gene encoding 23S rRNA (uracil(1939)-C(5))-methyltransferase RlmD, translating into MLKKNEIVTVEIVDLTHEGAGVAKVDGLVFFVENALPGEVIRMRVLKVNKKIGYGKVEEYLEKSPHRNEELDLAYLRSGIADLGHLAYPEQLKFKAKQAKDSLYKMAGITDMEVPLTLGMDHPVQYRNKAQVPVRRVNGQVVTGFFRKNSHDLMPIEDFYIQDPVIDQVVLALRDLIRRFDLKPYDEKEQSGLIRNLVVRRGHHSGEIMVILVTTRPKVFRVDQLIEQLIKQFPAIKSVMQNINDQNTNAIFGKEWRTLYGQDYITDQMLGNAFQISGPAFYQVNTEMAEKLYQTAIDFAELKEEDVVIDAYSGIGTIGLSVAKHVKEVYGVEVIPEAVENSQKNASLNGITNAHYVCDTAENAMKNWLKEGIQPTAILVDPPRKGLTESFIKASAQTGADRIAYISCNVATMARDIKLYQELGYELKKVQPVDLFPQTHHVECVSLLVKRN; encoded by the coding sequence ATGTTAAAGAAAAATGAAATTGTAACCGTTGAGATTGTCGATTTGACACACGAAGGAGCAGGAGTGGCTAAGGTCGATGGCCTGGTCTTTTTTGTGGAGAATGCCCTGCCAGGAGAAGTCATCCGCATGCGCGTGCTCAAGGTCAATAAGAAGATCGGCTACGGAAAAGTAGAGGAGTACCTGGAGAAATCTCCTCACCGCAATGAAGAGCTAGACCTGGCTTACTTGCGAAGCGGCATTGCCGACTTGGGGCACCTAGCTTATCCGGAGCAACTGAAATTCAAGGCCAAGCAGGCCAAGGATAGCCTCTACAAGATGGCGGGAATCACTGATATGGAAGTGCCTCTGACCTTGGGGATGGACCATCCTGTCCAATACCGCAACAAGGCCCAAGTCCCTGTTCGTCGTGTCAATGGTCAGGTCGTAACAGGCTTCTTTCGGAAGAACTCTCATGATTTGATGCCGATTGAAGACTTTTATATCCAAGATCCCGTCATTGACCAAGTGGTCTTGGCTCTTCGAGATTTGATTCGTCGTTTTGACCTCAAGCCTTATGATGAAAAGGAACAATCTGGCTTGATTCGTAACCTTGTGGTTCGTAGAGGACATCATTCTGGAGAAATCATGGTCATTTTGGTCACCACTCGTCCTAAGGTGTTCCGTGTGGACCAGTTGATCGAACAGCTGATCAAGCAATTCCCAGCCATCAAATCCGTTATGCAAAATATCAATGACCAGAATACCAATGCCATTTTTGGAAAAGAATGGCGTACGCTTTATGGTCAAGACTATATTACGGATCAAATGTTGGGAAATGCTTTCCAAATCTCTGGACCAGCCTTTTATCAGGTCAATACCGAAATGGCAGAGAAGCTTTACCAGACAGCCATTGACTTTGCGGAGTTAAAAGAAGAGGATGTGGTGATTGATGCCTACTCCGGAATTGGGACCATTGGCTTGTCCGTTGCCAAGCATGTCAAGGAAGTTTATGGAGTAGAAGTCATCCCCGAGGCCGTGGAGAATAGCCAGAAGAATGCCAGCTTAAATGGCATCACCAATGCCCACTATGTCTGTGATACAGCAGAAAATGCCATGAAGAATTGGCTCAAGGAAGGCATCCAACCAACCGCCATCCTGGTCGATCCACCACGCAAGGGCTTGACCGAAAGCTTTATCAAAGCAAGTGCCCAAACAGGCGCTGACCGCATCGCCTATATATCCTGTAACGTCGCCACCATGGCGCGTGATATCAAACTCTACCAAGAGTTGGGCTATGAATTGAAGAAAGTGCAACCGGTTGACTTGTTTCCTCAAACGCACCATGTGGAGTGTGTGAGCTTGTTAGTGAAACGCAATTAA
- a CDS encoding MurR/RpiR family transcriptional regulator yields MFSYEVVASFNDIENAIYTTILENENISSMTIKELAQLAHVSVGSVQRFCKHLGFDGYSHFKIAYKEYLKNEQIILNNQDNHSLKLFIDYTEQDTFLQLIMEAVAILKNVEQIVFVGIGSSGTLGRYGARYFSNIGKFSMCIEDPWQPVLQNSMEKTCVIALSESGETSQTLKIVQKLKEKGCPVIAITNTLESTLSRLSDCSITYHVPQLFLNGFNITTQVPVILIIEMLMKQLYTTKA; encoded by the coding sequence ATGTTTAGTTATGAGGTTGTAGCAAGTTTTAACGACATAGAAAATGCTATTTATACAACTATTTTAGAAAATGAAAATATATCCTCTATGACAATCAAGGAATTGGCCCAACTTGCACATGTATCAGTTGGATCCGTACAACGATTTTGCAAGCATCTAGGATTTGATGGATATAGCCATTTTAAGATTGCTTATAAAGAATATTTAAAAAATGAGCAAATTATTTTAAACAATCAAGACAATCATTCTTTGAAGCTATTCATTGATTATACTGAGCAAGATACTTTTTTGCAGCTGATTATGGAGGCTGTGGCAATCTTAAAGAACGTTGAACAGATTGTTTTTGTCGGAATTGGTTCCTCTGGAACTTTAGGTCGATATGGAGCGCGCTATTTTTCAAATATTGGCAAATTTAGTATGTGTATTGAAGATCCTTGGCAACCAGTGCTGCAAAACAGTATGGAAAAAACTTGTGTCATTGCCTTATCCGAATCTGGTGAGACTTCTCAAACATTGAAAATTGTACAAAAATTAAAGGAAAAAGGTTGTCCAGTTATTGCCATCACAAATACATTGGAATCAACATTGTCAAGGCTATCTGATTGCTCCATAACCTATCATGTTCCTCAATTATTTTTAAATGGGTTTAATATTACGACGCAGGTACCTGTTATTCTCATTATTGAAATGTTAATGAAACAACTATATACTACAAAAGCATAA